In Luteolibacter flavescens, one genomic interval encodes:
- a CDS encoding DUF935 domain-containing protein, which translates to MGRSLPARRDELVTARAASPSAVIGGDVDTGSIVVPQARERMLEIFDRVQRPTEVANTLEGALFSSLWQQQMLFQAMIDTWPRLQKALREVKLAARKAPWQVCGFADRGEKPDAKAEKLAKEVERIVWGMKPDPVRGLKGFEGTVEELAMGYFLGHHVLEPHWKRRADGRVVPVSTLPVPPRYYGYPSMEDGPDRLMLDRAGSMVTTSYEDFPPHRFLIAVNGGHSGHPAHSAPLRVLAGYWLAAIYGLKWFMQFAQLFGIPFRWATYADGDAKAKAELGSMMANMGSQGWAAFKQGVKLEFMDTNKGSGSLAQAELLKLADEQCDIFILGQTLTSSQGERGSQSLGEVHMGVRQELLAGVCDFVGEILTHQFIPAIVAANYGDSVDEMPSMWAKWEEAKDEQALANRDKALGLLDGSMPVDKAWLYERHGVPMPEEGAELFKEKPEPVEVPGIGPDGKPLPGQAGPSKRGSAPRSQEEDEDKDKVEATDAEDAAEMVARMEKLKKDGLLDVDAVAEAMAAVWIEGNVPGDR; encoded by the coding sequence GTGGGACGATCGTTGCCGGCGCGGCGGGATGAGCTGGTGACCGCGAGGGCGGCGTCGCCGTCCGCGGTGATCGGCGGGGATGTGGACACGGGGAGCATCGTGGTGCCGCAGGCGCGGGAGCGGATGCTGGAGATCTTCGACCGGGTGCAGCGGCCCACCGAGGTGGCGAACACGCTGGAGGGTGCGCTGTTTTCCTCGCTGTGGCAGCAGCAGATGCTCTTCCAGGCGATGATCGACACGTGGCCGAGGCTGCAGAAGGCACTGCGGGAGGTGAAGCTGGCGGCGCGCAAGGCCCCGTGGCAGGTGTGCGGGTTCGCGGACCGCGGGGAGAAACCGGACGCGAAGGCGGAGAAGCTGGCCAAGGAGGTCGAGCGCATCGTGTGGGGCATGAAGCCGGATCCTGTGCGCGGGCTGAAGGGCTTCGAGGGGACGGTGGAGGAGCTGGCGATGGGGTATTTCCTCGGTCACCACGTGCTCGAGCCGCACTGGAAGCGCCGGGCCGATGGCCGGGTGGTGCCGGTGTCCACGCTGCCGGTGCCGCCGCGCTACTACGGATATCCCTCCATGGAGGACGGTCCTGACCGGCTGATGCTGGATCGTGCCGGCTCGATGGTGACGACGTCGTATGAGGACTTCCCGCCGCATCGCTTTCTGATCGCGGTGAACGGTGGCCACAGCGGTCACCCGGCGCACTCGGCACCGCTGCGCGTGCTAGCGGGCTACTGGCTGGCGGCGATCTACGGGCTCAAGTGGTTCATGCAGTTCGCGCAGCTCTTCGGCATTCCTTTCCGCTGGGCGACGTACGCCGACGGCGATGCGAAGGCGAAGGCGGAGCTGGGCTCAATGATGGCGAACATGGGCTCGCAGGGGTGGGCGGCCTTCAAGCAGGGCGTGAAGCTGGAGTTCATGGACACCAACAAAGGCTCGGGTTCGCTGGCTCAGGCCGAGCTGCTGAAGCTGGCGGACGAGCAGTGCGACATCTTCATCCTCGGGCAGACGCTCACCAGCTCGCAGGGCGAGCGCGGGAGCCAGTCGCTCGGCGAGGTGCACATGGGCGTGCGGCAGGAGCTGCTGGCCGGCGTGTGTGACTTCGTGGGGGAGATCCTGACGCACCAGTTCATCCCGGCGATCGTCGCGGCGAACTACGGCGACAGCGTGGACGAGATGCCGTCGATGTGGGCGAAGTGGGAGGAGGCGAAGGACGAGCAGGCGCTGGCGAACCGGGACAAGGCGCTGGGCCTGCTCGATGGCAGCATGCCGGTGGACAAGGCATGGCTCTACGAGCGCCACGGGGTGCCGATGCCGGAGGAGGGAGCGGAGCTATTCAAGGAGAAGCCGGAACCGGTGGAGGTGCCGGGAATTGGTCCGGATGGGAAGCCATTGCCGGGGCAGGCGGGACCTTCCAAGCGGGGCAGTGCCCCGCGCTCCCAGGAGGAGGATGAGGACAAGGATAAGGTCGAGGCCACTGATGCGGAGGACGCCGCGGAGATGGTGGCGCGGATGGAGAAGCTGAAGAAGGACGGGCTGCTCGATGTCGATGCCGTGGCCGAGGCGATGGCGGCGGTGTGGATTGAAGGGAATGTGCCGGGTGATCGGTGA
- a CDS encoding DUF6161 domain-containing protein, with product MILPDPHTVDPRAVRIGLNLDLGARGGILDFPTLGEFEDWFRDEVAFWSFLREEPSSTHANTFGSLHRFHQFESEVSQCLAQFVAEWAALDSSINDANFRISHSNTTEGARAEGLERVDQILAEKAKRVVILRGDLHNVVVSAVASAGTRILSLEPEAQFLKKYAKKHPAEAVYALDQFLELRQYRPDPRSLDAKGRMDALLFAAGHKRSPEFHDKAFAKMVGKWDKELERYKATFDGLKDDFGVQNLEIKEAAQKLLDFHAEARGKFVDLEAFYKSSIDKTMSESAQDLKALTVTYDEHMALKAPASYWSGKNHLHTRKMEKLRNWVVIASLAAFAGISLSAYILLPEFYPKDTVPWRSLGIFLLVCTFALSFVRLTIKLMLSNLHLAADAEERTIMIRTFMALLRRTSAQEGLKKEDVAIVLAPIFRPSTSGIIKDDGGPTSLGEFLSHMSGGNK from the coding sequence ATGATCCTCCCCGATCCTCACACAGTTGATCCTCGCGCAGTTCGAATCGGCTTAAATCTCGACCTCGGTGCAAGGGGCGGAATTCTCGATTTTCCCACCCTAGGCGAGTTTGAGGATTGGTTTAGAGATGAGGTGGCGTTCTGGAGCTTTTTGCGGGAAGAGCCGTCCAGCACGCACGCGAACACGTTTGGTTCTCTGCATCGATTCCACCAATTCGAGAGTGAGGTTAGTCAGTGTCTCGCTCAATTTGTGGCTGAGTGGGCAGCACTCGATTCATCCATAAATGACGCGAACTTTAGGATCAGTCACTCAAACACGACAGAGGGTGCAAGGGCGGAGGGACTAGAACGAGTCGACCAGATTCTTGCTGAGAAAGCAAAGCGAGTGGTGATATTACGTGGGGACCTACATAATGTCGTCGTTTCGGCAGTGGCATCGGCGGGCACCCGGATACTTTCGTTAGAGCCCGAAGCGCAATTTTTGAAGAAATATGCGAAGAAACATCCTGCGGAAGCGGTTTATGCCCTGGATCAGTTTTTAGAGCTTCGTCAATATCGGCCAGACCCGCGCTCGTTAGATGCTAAGGGTAGAATGGATGCGTTGTTATTTGCCGCAGGTCATAAAAGAAGTCCCGAGTTTCATGATAAAGCGTTCGCGAAAATGGTGGGCAAGTGGGATAAGGAGCTTGAACGGTATAAGGCGACATTTGATGGGCTAAAGGATGACTTTGGCGTTCAGAACTTAGAGATTAAGGAGGCGGCACAAAAACTTTTGGATTTTCATGCGGAAGCAAGGGGGAAGTTTGTGGATTTGGAAGCCTTTTATAAAAGTTCGATTGATAAGACAATGAGCGAAAGCGCGCAGGATTTGAAGGCTCTCACAGTCACCTATGACGAGCATATGGCGTTGAAGGCTCCGGCATCTTATTGGAGCGGGAAAAATCATCTCCACACGAGAAAGATGGAAAAGCTCAGAAATTGGGTGGTTATTGCTTCGTTGGCTGCATTTGCTGGGATCAGTCTAAGCGCCTACATTCTATTGCCAGAGTTCTACCCTAAAGACACGGTGCCATGGAGATCTCTTGGTATATTTCTTCTGGTGTGCACTTTTGCCCTTTCTTTCGTTAGGCTGACAATAAAGCTGATGTTGAGCAATCTTCATCTTGCTGCAGACGCGGAAGAAAGGACAATCATGATTCGCACATTCATGGCATTGCTGCGTCGAACATCCGCTCAAGAGGGCCTTAAAAAAGAGGATGTTGCGATTGTCCTGGCTCCGATTTTCAGGCCTTCGACGTCCGGGATCATCAAAGATGATGGAGGTCCAACATCGCTAGGGGAGTTTTTGAGTCACATGTCTGGAGGAAACAAATGA
- a CDS encoding ATP-binding protein, whose amino-acid sequence MSYQHDIDRQKAIREAKTAGGRDAASILGQGTEGLRQDAAATGPLCGCGAPVDATLLEIRQWFPSLSPDLCSACYEAAERESAARVEEETELAERRHRLARLDATIPPEMLETRTGHVAFNGALWLLVCEWTPATRRWLLITGLPGRCKTRVVSLLAKQMIMDGVRLVWTTAIELQVAVEDLRSNHHGTVEAARVALREWKHAAVLVLDDLGKNTWTPSLEARLFELIDHRKTRLLPTIITANTPLAELLRTKAISVERGGPIIGRILEASRGWNIEAPEIGGRRG is encoded by the coding sequence ATGAGCTACCAGCACGACATCGACCGGCAGAAGGCGATCCGCGAGGCGAAGACCGCCGGCGGCAGGGATGCCGCGAGCATCCTCGGGCAGGGCACGGAAGGCTTGCGGCAGGATGCCGCAGCCACGGGGCCGCTGTGCGGCTGTGGAGCACCCGTGGACGCCACGCTGCTGGAGATCCGTCAGTGGTTCCCATCGCTCTCCCCGGACCTCTGCTCGGCGTGCTACGAGGCCGCGGAGCGCGAGAGCGCGGCGAGGGTGGAGGAAGAGACCGAACTGGCCGAGCGACGGCACCGGCTGGCCCGCCTGGATGCCACCATCCCGCCGGAGATGCTGGAGACCCGCACCGGCCACGTGGCCTTCAACGGCGCGCTGTGGCTGCTCGTGTGCGAGTGGACGCCGGCCACCCGCCGCTGGCTGCTGATCACCGGCCTGCCGGGCCGCTGCAAGACGCGCGTGGTCTCGCTGCTGGCGAAGCAGATGATCATGGACGGGGTGCGGCTGGTGTGGACGACAGCGATCGAGCTGCAGGTGGCGGTGGAGGACCTGCGCTCGAACCACCACGGTACGGTGGAGGCGGCACGGGTGGCCCTGCGCGAGTGGAAGCACGCCGCGGTGCTGGTGCTCGACGACCTCGGCAAGAACACGTGGACGCCCTCGCTGGAGGCGCGGCTCTTCGAACTCATCGACCACCGCAAGACGCGGCTGCTGCCGACGATCATCACCGCGAATACCCCGCTGGCGGAACTGCTGCGGACCAAGGCGATCAGCGTGGAGCGCGGCGGACCGATCATCGGACGCATCCTCGAGGCGAGCCGCGGATGGAACATCGAGGCACCAGAAATCGGAGGGAGGCGCGGATGA
- a CDS encoding DNA methyltransferase, with product MTPYLDFLRAKIPAAEKTGFAPPSPHNAGLSPHSREICDWAIRQGRAAVFASFGLHKTRMNLQLGWWVAEQTGGKYLIVAPLGVRQEFTRNDGPAMGIPVHFVRTTAEVDATRGRVFITNYESVRDGKIDVTRFAGVGLDEAAVLRSYGSKTYQTFLQVCRPVPYRFVFTATPSPNRYKELIHYAAFLGVMDSGEALTRFFQRDSSQANTLTLYPHMERQFWYWLSTWSVFIQRPSDLGYPDTGYDMPALKVHWHKLDVDHTQAWQKADRDGQRALFLDEAAGLKEAASSKRGSIDKRLAKAREIINAAGDEAVATCQPQPHWLLWHDLESERHEIERLFAGDDCRTVYGSQDLDAREDRIVDFAEGRYRILATKPSLAGSGCNFQRHCHKAIFLGVGYKFADFIQAIHRIYRFGQRHQVEIHIIYLDSETPIKDALEAKWRQHDQLVARQTALLREYRLKADNPMELLRSLVTGDDRAEARGHRFRAIHNDTALELPTWEADSVHAIVTSIPFGNQYEYSPTYNDLGHNTDNAAFFAQMDYIVPELLRVLKPGRVAAIHVKDRIRFGNVTGIGFPTVEPFSDMTRECFVKHGFAFMARITIDTDVVRENSQTYRLSWTEQCKDGTKMGAGMPEYVLIFRKPPTDTSDGYADDPVAKAKADYPCGDWQIDAAGLWRSDGNRLIEPHLLAGLPLEQAKRLWIAHSQSAPYSHELHAAINQAFEAKGALPGSFMLFPPISRNPDVWTDIARINTLNSEQSRRAEEKHVCPLQLDIIKRLVTRYTNAGEIVLDPFLGIGSTLHQAIRMGRHGWGIELNRDYWRTAAGYGEAAENEVALPTLLDLMQAETEAETPNTTAA from the coding sequence ATGACCCCCTACCTCGACTTCCTCCGCGCCAAGATCCCTGCCGCCGAGAAGACGGGCTTTGCCCCACCTTCCCCGCACAATGCCGGGCTGTCCCCGCATTCCCGGGAGATCTGCGACTGGGCGATCCGGCAGGGCCGCGCGGCCGTCTTCGCATCCTTCGGCCTGCACAAGACGCGCATGAACCTCCAGCTCGGCTGGTGGGTGGCCGAGCAGACCGGCGGGAAATACCTCATCGTCGCGCCGCTCGGCGTGCGACAGGAATTCACCCGCAACGACGGGCCCGCCATGGGCATCCCCGTCCACTTCGTCCGCACCACCGCGGAGGTCGATGCCACCCGCGGGCGCGTCTTCATCACGAACTACGAGAGCGTCCGCGACGGGAAGATCGACGTCACCCGCTTCGCCGGCGTGGGGCTCGACGAGGCGGCCGTGCTCCGCAGCTACGGGAGCAAGACCTACCAGACCTTCCTGCAGGTGTGCCGCCCGGTGCCCTACCGCTTCGTCTTCACCGCCACGCCCAGCCCGAACCGCTACAAGGAACTCATCCACTACGCCGCCTTCCTCGGCGTCATGGACAGCGGCGAGGCGCTCACGAGGTTCTTCCAGCGGGACAGCTCGCAGGCGAATACCCTCACGCTTTACCCGCACATGGAGCGGCAGTTCTGGTATTGGCTCTCCACCTGGAGCGTCTTCATCCAGCGCCCCAGCGACCTCGGCTACCCGGACACCGGCTACGACATGCCCGCGCTGAAGGTCCACTGGCACAAGCTCGACGTGGATCACACGCAGGCATGGCAGAAGGCCGACCGCGACGGCCAGCGCGCGCTCTTCCTCGACGAGGCCGCCGGCCTAAAAGAGGCCGCATCCTCGAAGCGAGGCTCGATCGACAAGCGGCTCGCGAAGGCGCGGGAGATCATCAATGCCGCCGGTGACGAAGCCGTGGCCACCTGCCAGCCGCAGCCGCACTGGCTCCTCTGGCATGACCTCGAAAGCGAGCGCCACGAGATTGAGCGGCTCTTCGCCGGTGACGACTGCCGCACCGTCTATGGCTCGCAAGACCTCGATGCCCGCGAGGACCGCATCGTGGACTTCGCCGAGGGACGGTACCGGATCCTTGCCACGAAACCCTCGCTCGCCGGCAGCGGCTGCAATTTCCAGCGCCACTGCCACAAGGCGATCTTCCTCGGGGTCGGCTACAAGTTCGCCGACTTCATCCAGGCCATCCACCGCATCTACCGCTTCGGCCAGCGCCACCAGGTGGAGATCCACATCATCTACCTCGATAGCGAGACGCCGATCAAGGACGCGCTGGAAGCCAAGTGGCGTCAGCATGACCAGCTCGTCGCCCGCCAGACCGCGCTGCTCCGCGAATACCGCCTGAAAGCCGACAATCCCATGGAACTCCTCCGCTCACTCGTCACCGGGGACGACCGCGCCGAAGCGCGCGGCCACCGCTTCCGGGCCATCCACAATGACACCGCCCTCGAGCTGCCCACCTGGGAGGCCGACAGCGTGCATGCCATCGTCACGTCCATTCCCTTCGGCAACCAATACGAGTATAGCCCCACCTACAACGACCTCGGGCACAATACCGACAATGCCGCCTTTTTCGCGCAGATGGACTACATCGTCCCCGAGCTGCTGCGCGTGCTCAAGCCGGGGCGCGTCGCCGCGATCCACGTCAAGGACCGCATCCGCTTCGGCAATGTCACCGGCATCGGCTTCCCGACCGTCGAGCCCTTCAGCGACATGACCCGCGAGTGCTTCGTGAAGCACGGCTTCGCCTTCATGGCGAGAATCACGATCGACACCGACGTGGTGCGGGAAAACTCGCAGACCTACCGCCTGAGCTGGACCGAGCAGTGCAAGGACGGGACGAAGATGGGCGCGGGCATGCCGGAATACGTGCTGATCTTCCGCAAGCCTCCGACGGACACCAGCGACGGCTACGCCGATGACCCGGTGGCGAAGGCCAAGGCCGACTACCCCTGCGGCGACTGGCAGATCGATGCCGCCGGTCTGTGGCGGTCCGATGGCAACCGCCTGATTGAGCCGCACCTGCTGGCAGGTCTCCCGCTCGAGCAGGCGAAGCGCCTGTGGATCGCCCACTCGCAGTCGGCGCCGTATTCCCACGAGCTCCACGCCGCGATCAACCAGGCCTTCGAGGCGAAGGGCGCGCTGCCCGGATCCTTCATGCTCTTCCCGCCGATCTCGCGGAATCCCGATGTCTGGACCGACATCGCCCGCATCAACACGCTGAACAGCGAGCAAAGCCGCCGGGCCGAGGAAAAGCACGTCTGCCCGCTCCAGCTCGACATCATCAAGCGGCTCGTCACCCGCTACACCAATGCCGGGGAGATCGTCCTCGATCCCTTCCTCGGCATCGGCAGCACCCTCCACCAGGCCATCCGCATGGGCCGCCACGGCTGGGGCATCGAGCTCAACCGCGACTACTGGCGCACCGCCGCCGGCTACGGCGAGGCCGCCGAGAACGAGGTCGCCCTGCCCACCCTGCTCGACCTGATGCAGGCGGAGACCGAAGCCGAAACCCCGAACACGACCGCGGCATGA
- a CDS encoding DNA cytosine methyltransferase has translation MNYYNEHDPKAAAWLRELIAQGHIPAGDVDERSIIDVRPHELTRYTQQHFFAGIGGWSLALRLAGWPDDRPVRTGSCPCQPFSQAGRGLGTKDARHLWPVFRDLITFGDPTVTFGEQVASKAGRDWLAGVRADLEGLGYAVGAADLCAAGVGAPHIRQRIFWLADPCRQHQPTGSVERRSSMVASKPGGTKHRGTDSGLGHTDSQHAGRHAGASDCPEGKSSLREGGDSPCTPGADGRLGDSSGYGLRGSGRPSQYLPHQPSHWSLFDLISCADGKARRIEPGSFPLAHGVPARVGRLRGYGNAIIPQAAAEFIGAWLDLSTFP, from the coding sequence GTGAACTACTACAACGAGCACGATCCCAAGGCCGCCGCCTGGCTCCGCGAGCTGATCGCGCAAGGGCACATCCCGGCGGGGGACGTGGATGAACGCTCGATCATCGATGTCCGACCTCATGAACTCACCCGCTACACCCAGCAGCATTTCTTCGCCGGTATTGGCGGATGGTCTCTCGCCCTCCGGCTTGCCGGCTGGCCCGACGACCGACCTGTTCGGACAGGAAGTTGCCCCTGCCAGCCCTTCTCGCAGGCAGGCCGCGGACTCGGCACGAAAGACGCGCGCCACCTCTGGCCGGTCTTCCGCGACCTCATCACCTTCGGCGATCCTACAGTCACGTTTGGCGAGCAGGTTGCGTCAAAGGCTGGGCGTGACTGGCTCGCTGGAGTTCGCGCTGACCTGGAAGGACTGGGCTATGCCGTCGGGGCCGCCGATCTGTGCGCTGCGGGCGTCGGCGCACCGCACATCCGGCAACGCATCTTCTGGCTGGCCGACCCCTGTCGCCAGCATCAGCCCACCGGCTCCGTGGAAAGAAGGAGTTCCATGGTGGCTTCAAAGCCGGGCGGCACGAAACATCGAGGCACTGATAGCGGGCTGGGGCACACCGACAGCCAACACGCCGGGCGGCACGCCGGAGCAAGCGATTGCCCGGAAGGAAAGTCATCCCTGCGGGAAGGTGGCGACAGCCCTTGCACACCAGGTGCAGATGGTAGGTTGGGCGACTCCTCTGGCTACGGACTGCGAGGCAGCGGGCGGCCCTCTCAATACCTGCCTCACCAACCAAGTCACTGGTCGCTATTCGACCTCATCTCCTGTGCCGACGGAAAAGCGCGGCGCATTGAACCCGGCTCATTCCCGCTGGCTCATGGGGTTCCCGCCCGAGTGGGACGACTGCGCGGCTACGGCAATGCCATCATCCCGCAAGCCGCCGCGGAGTTCATCGGTGCCTGGCTAGACCTCTCCACCTTCCCCTGA
- a CDS encoding helix-turn-helix domain-containing protein: MKEVQLHLFDVVAAAVRSASGEGATMRHAGFREAPLEVFSFAETLAAKRKSRRLTQDMAAQMVPVDVSTWWRWETGKIVPSVLVQRAVLKMLEPSSAPASGLGRRQRMALSNSHHLHWEKHKGWVLRLTISRGSKVIGKRMKFHLATKDLDTALKARTLVLATLRKLGLTVQPRRQRKQGKGESHRAKGTQPVLKESFTTETGASGRD, encoded by the coding sequence ATGAAGGAAGTGCAGCTACATCTCTTTGACGTGGTCGCTGCGGCGGTTCGGTCTGCGTCGGGCGAGGGCGCGACTATGCGTCATGCAGGTTTTCGCGAAGCGCCTTTAGAAGTTTTTTCATTCGCGGAAACCCTTGCTGCAAAAAGGAAATCGCGCCGTTTGACGCAGGATATGGCTGCGCAAATGGTGCCTGTAGATGTCAGCACGTGGTGGCGCTGGGAGACCGGAAAGATAGTGCCTAGCGTCCTAGTGCAGCGTGCAGTGCTCAAGATGCTGGAGCCGTCATCAGCCCCAGCCTCCGGCCTTGGTCGCCGCCAGCGGATGGCGCTCTCCAACAGCCATCACCTCCACTGGGAAAAACACAAGGGATGGGTGCTGCGCCTGACGATCAGCCGAGGATCCAAGGTCATCGGCAAGCGTATGAAATTCCATCTCGCCACCAAGGACCTGGATACCGCCCTGAAGGCCCGCACGCTGGTGCTGGCCACGCTGAGGAAGCTGGGGCTGACAGTGCAGCCGCGGAGGCAGCGGAAGCAGGGCAAGGGGGAGAGCCATCGGGCGAAGGGAACTCAGCCAGTGCTCAAGGAATCCTTTACAACTGAAACCGGGGCCAGCGGGCGGGATTGA
- a CDS encoding toll/interleukin-1 receptor domain-containing protein, with amino-acid sequence MKVFLSWSGERSKAVAYLLDDWLQSVIQTLQPWISERDIDRGALWFSEIGDQLQEVKAGIVCVTAENREKPWILFESGALARGLRSQRVITFLVDVEKSEIRPPLSEFNHTQPTKADMWHLVRTLNSLLCDSSLKEGRLNSAFSKYWPDFEERFAKILIDCPVGAPMPARSESDKIDEILQHMRGMDRRIREIEEASPTAKTTYIRPLQAKAPSTTSAAMFSLLKDILDAHSVSTEDTKQLVTRLMSAGLPKNKATALAGLLELTEDSNDALNHYQMMY; translated from the coding sequence GTGAAAGTTTTCCTCTCCTGGTCCGGCGAACGCAGCAAAGCCGTCGCCTATCTGCTCGATGACTGGCTGCAATCCGTGATCCAGACCCTGCAACCATGGATCTCTGAGCGGGATATCGACCGCGGCGCGCTGTGGTTCAGTGAGATCGGCGACCAGCTACAAGAGGTGAAAGCGGGCATTGTCTGCGTGACAGCCGAGAACCGGGAGAAGCCTTGGATTCTCTTTGAATCCGGCGCTCTCGCACGCGGCCTGCGTAGCCAGCGGGTCATCACCTTCCTGGTCGATGTAGAGAAGTCCGAGATCCGTCCTCCGCTCTCGGAGTTCAACCATACCCAGCCCACTAAGGCGGACATGTGGCATCTTGTCCGAACGCTGAATTCCCTTCTATGTGACTCCAGCCTAAAGGAAGGCAGGCTAAATAGTGCGTTCAGCAAGTATTGGCCAGACTTTGAGGAAAGGTTCGCAAAGATTCTGATTGATTGCCCTGTCGGCGCTCCGATGCCCGCACGTTCGGAAAGCGACAAAATTGATGAGATCCTCCAGCACATGCGCGGCATGGATCGCCGGATAAGAGAAATCGAAGAAGCTTCTCCCACCGCCAAAACAACTTACATTCGCCCTCTACAGGCAAAAGCCCCATCAACGACGTCCGCGGCAATGTTTTCTTTGCTCAAAGACATATTAGATGCTCACAGCGTATCAACGGAAGACACGAAACAACTTGTGACCCGGCTCATGTCCGCAGGACTGCCGAAGAATAAAGCCACAGCATTAGCTGGGTTGCTAGAGCTTACAGAGGATTCTAATGATGCGTTGAATCATTACCAAATGATGTATTAA